One region of Eupeodes corollae chromosome 1, idEupCoro1.1, whole genome shotgun sequence genomic DNA includes:
- the LOC129948378 gene encoding GATA zinc finger domain-containing protein 14-like has product MEELSPPEKFKIALDLISKLPEFDGNNKCLIEFLDRVDSISFMVNSFEDAARAVLTGYIKDKVTGKARGQLQKHGRLTTWSEIRDVLKNDFGERLSVEKLIDSIRTARVVTNIEDYFNKINNLLSRINNAYLLNNNGNDISHMIESNNRIALEAFKNNLPEPTKTIILSRNPNSLRNAFKIILEVNHQRMGPNNRFNGLGNSQNNFYSSGQNTRSNQASQSSQNNCNNSTRQSFQNNNLNTNRQNNNYGSGSNSRQNFNRNSGQSRQNSYYNSNRQPNQNNSNNQSAQVRNNNNSGQSRNSNRSGEPMDISLNEQQNDRAENNANFSHAQRNDFPI; this is encoded by the coding sequence ATGGAGGAGTTAAGCCCGccagaaaagtttaaaatagcATTAGACCTTATATCAAAGCTACCAGAATTTGACGgtaataataaatgtttaattgaGTTTCTGGACAGAGTAGATTCTATTTCCTTTATGGTAAATTCATTTGAAGACGCTGCTAGAGCAGTTCTCACAGGTTATATTAAAGACAAAGTTACAGGTAAGGCAAGGGGTCAATTACAGAAACATGGAAGACTAACAACATGGTCTGAGATTAGGGATGtcttgaaaaatgattttggtgAACGATTATCagtggagaaactcattgataGTATTCGCACGGCTAGGGTTGTGACAAATATAGaagattattttaataaaattaataatttgttaagtAGAATAAATAATGCTTATCTATTAAATAATAACGGAAACGATATAAGTCATATGATCGAGTCTAATAACAGAATTGCGCTGGAGGCATTTAAGAATAATCTTCCGGAACCAACAAAGACCATAATACTCAGTCGTAATCCCAATTCATTAAGAAATGCTTTCAAGATTATTCTTGAAGTCAATCACCAACGAATGGGTCCTAATAATCGCTTTAATGGTTTAGGTAAtagtcaaaacaatttttattctaGCGGCCAAAATACTAGGTCGAATCAAGCAAGCCAATCAAGTCAAAACAATTGTAACAATAGTACAAGGCAatcatttcaaaacaataaccTAAATACCAAtcgtcaaaataataattatgggTCTGGTAGTAATTCACGCCAGAATTTTAATCGTAATAGTGGCCAATCACGTCAGAACTCCTATTATAATTCGAATCGTCAACCCAATCAAAATAACAGTAACAATCAGAGCGCACAAGTCCGAAATAACAACAACAGTGGGCAATCGCGAAACAGCAACAGATCCGGAGAACCTATGGACATTTCTCTAAATGAACAACAAAATGATCGTGCTGAAAATAATGCAAATTTTTCTCATGCACAACGAAACGACTTccctatataa